Proteins encoded in a region of the Elaeis guineensis isolate ETL-2024a chromosome 7, EG11, whole genome shotgun sequence genome:
- the LOC105047922 gene encoding mitochondrial outer membrane protein porin 1 has product MGPGLYSEIGKQARDLLYKDYQTDQKFTVTTYTANGVAITASGTKKNELIFGEIQSQLKNKNITVDVKAGSDSNLSTKVAVDELATPGLKTIFSFVLPDQRSGQVELQYQHDHAGVNASIGLTANPIVSLSGVVGTNAVAVGADVSFDTAVGDFIKYNAGLSITNADLIASLTVNDKGDSVNASYYHLVSPLSSTAVGAELTHSFSSNQNTLTFGTQHALDPLTLVKARFNNYGKASALIQHEWRPKSFLTVTGEVDTKAIEKSSKVGLSLVLRP; this is encoded by the exons ATGGGTCCTGGTCTCTATTCAGAAATCGGCAAACAAGCGAGAG ATCTTCTTTACAAGGACTACCAGACGGACCAGAAGTTCACCGTGACCACCTACACCGCCAATGGAGTT GCCATTACAGCATCTGGTACAAAGAAAAATGAACTGATTTTTGGTGAGATTCAATCTCAGTTGAAGAACAAGAATATCACTGTTGATGTCAAAGCAGGTTCCGACTCTAAT CTTTCAACAAAAGTTGCAGTTGATGAACTTGCCACTCCTGGGTTGAAGACAATTTTCAGCTTCGTACTGCCAGATCAGAGATCTGGACAG GTTGAACTGCAATACCAGCATGATCATGCAGGGGTTAATGCTAGTATCGGATTGACTGCCAATCCCATTGTCAGCCTTTCTGGTGTAGTTGGAACTAATGCTGTTGCTGTTGGTGCTGATGTTTCATTTGATACTGCGGTTGGAGACTTCATAAAGTACAATGCTGGGTTGAGCATCACCAATGCTGATCTCATTGCCTCGCTGACTGT GAATGACAAGGGAGATAGCGTGAATGCTTCATATTATCACTTGGTTAGTCCATTGTCAAGCACAGCAGTTGGGGCTGAACTTACCCACAGCTTCTCAAGCAATCAGAACACCCTGACATTTGGGACACAACATGCACTGGACCCTCTGACCCTGGTTAAAGCTCGGTTCAACAATTATGGTAAAGCTAGTGCTCTTATCCAACATGAGTGGAGGCCTAAATCATTCCTTACCGTTACGGGGGAGGTTGATACCAAAGCAATTGAGAAGAGCTCCAAGGTTGGCCTGTCCTTGGTGCTTAGGCCTTAA